A single region of the Silene latifolia isolate original U9 population chromosome 8, ASM4854445v1, whole genome shotgun sequence genome encodes:
- the LOC141596435 gene encoding F-box/FBD/LRR-repeat protein At5g56420-like isoform X3, translating into MESMSKNSTSCESNDGIEDRLSGLPDELIVHILSFMPTLDAVRTMLLRRFQNLWTFVPALRFDFHEMICIDDKPPSTHVAFSSFTCFVRNALLLNRRSTIDTFRLCIGELGEKSKDTKIIGDVRMLLRYAVEREVKDLYFHYNAPFFDPPGCVFTSQYLVTLTLAGCTLKHYEHQSQPQMVNLRKLSLLYVYGSTKAFNQLISGCPCLQELFINTAFGPELLSLNINSPSVRKLYLRVYEGSYNLNCPSLKILDIAICETHVILNMIGVISLQEVNFKDLPRDCNSGGINAYFRRIQNAELISLSSVAFKLLNSRVKVKPWFAFWDQIRKF; encoded by the exons ATGGAATCAATGTCCAAGAATAGTACCAGTTGTGAAAGTAATGATGGTATTGAAGATAGGTTGAGTGGTTTGCCTGATGAATTGATTGTGCATATACTTTCATTTATGCCTACTCTAGATGCTGTTAGAACAATGTTACTTCGCCGATTTCAAAACCTGTGGACTTTTGTTCCTGCTCTTAGATTTGATTTTCATGAAATGATTTGTATCGATGATAAACCACCAAGCACTCATGTGGCTTTTTCGAGTTTCACCTGCTTTGTCCGAAATGCGCTGTTGCTTAATAGAAGGTCCACCATTGATACTTTTCGCCTTTGTATTGGCGAATTGGGAGAAAAGTCGAAAGATACGAAGATAATTGGTGATGTTCGAATGTTGCTGAGATATGCTGTTGAAAGAGAAGTCAAAGATCTCTATTTCCATTATAATGCTCCTTTTTTCGATCCACCTGGTTGCGTTTTCACAAGTCAATATCTTGTTACGCTTACACTTGCTGGCTGTACGCTTAAGCATTATGAGCATCAGTCTCAACCTCAAATggtaaatttaagaaaattatcGCTTCTATATGTTTATGGAAGTACTAAGGCTTTCAATCAGTTGATATCTGGATGCCCTTGTCTACAAGAATTATTTATTAATACCGCTTTTGGTCCAGAGTTGTTGAGTTTGAATATTAATTCTCCAAGTGTTCGTAAGCTGTACCTTCGCGTGTACGAAGGAAGTTATAATCTTAATTGTCCCAGCCTGAAAATTCTGGATATCGCAATATGTGAAACACATGTTATACTGAACATGATTGGTGTCATATCTCTTCAAGAAGTGAATTTCAAGGATTTACCACGGGATTGCAATTCTGGTGGAATTAATGCATATTTTAGGCGAATTCAAAATGCTGAGCTTATTTCATTGTCATCTGTAGCTTTTAAG TTGTTGAATTCTAGAGTCAAGGTGAAACCCTGGTTTGCATTCTGGGATCAAATTCGGAAATTTTGA